A window of the Planctomycetaceae bacterium genome harbors these coding sequences:
- a CDS encoding bacterioferritin, with translation MSHEQSLKNLQTALAMELTAAHQYQLHASVLMDWGMDRLATQMRKEMQEELGHSDSFIERLMFLKGEPSLEMAKKPLLASSLVEMFEADLADEKEAIQFYSAAARTANNDSDIGTRTLFERIVLDEEGHMAWLELQLDLLRRIGEPAYISKHMSDPGE, from the coding sequence ATGAGCCACGAACAGTCATTGAAGAACCTGCAAACGGCATTAGCAATGGAGCTGACTGCTGCACATCAATATCAATTGCACGCCAGCGTGCTGATGGACTGGGGGATGGACCGGCTGGCGACGCAAATGCGAAAGGAGATGCAGGAAGAACTCGGCCATTCAGACTCATTCATTGAACGTTTGATGTTCCTGAAAGGTGAACCCAGTCTGGAGATGGCCAAAAAACCTCTGCTGGCCAGTTCTCTGGTAGAAATGTTCGAAGCCGATCTGGCTGATGAAAAGGAAGCCATTCAGTTCTACTCCGCTGCAGCCCGAACTGCAAATAATGATTCCGATATCGGGACTCGGACACTCTTCGAACGGATCGTTCTGGATGAAGAAGGGCATATGGCGTGGCTGGAACTGCAGCTGGACCTTCTGAGACGCATTGGCGAGCCAGCGTACATCTCGAAGCACATGTCGGACCCCGGCGAGTGA
- a CDS encoding DUF1501 domain-containing protein: protein MDPFLSRRQLACGGGFGSLALAGMLAHDSVLTADEPEAVDTPTSSEWPVSHHPARVKRVIQLFMTGGVSPMDTYDYKPELERLHGQMLGPKEKPEGFTAPAGAIMKSPFRFAQHGETGRWVSEVFPEQAKLVDEMAFLMAMTTRTNVHGPGTYMMNSGFLLPGFPCMGAWISYALGNLTENLPTFVVLPDARGLPYNQRGCFSAGFLPSLHQGTVINAASRQPVPDLFASDRFPFASREVDAAGMQLLRQMNERHAESRGDDSRLQARIASYELAARMQLSAPEAFDLTRESESSHQAYGLDQKETEDFGRRCLLASRLAERGVRFIQVWSGPQGAVNNWDNHGNIQTELPPMARSVDRPIAALLRDLRQKGLHDDTLVIWTTEFGRTPFAQGSVGRDHNGGSFVSWLWGAGIRAGASHGKSDDWGYQAVDNKTWCYDLHATVLHLLGIDHKKLTVRQNGIDRRLTDVHGHVIHEIIET, encoded by the coding sequence GTGGACCCATTCCTGTCACGCCGGCAGTTGGCGTGTGGCGGTGGATTTGGCTCTTTGGCGTTGGCGGGCATGCTTGCTCATGATTCTGTTCTGACTGCGGACGAGCCGGAAGCTGTCGATACGCCCACATCGAGTGAATGGCCGGTCAGTCACCACCCGGCACGCGTTAAGCGAGTCATTCAGCTGTTCATGACGGGTGGTGTGAGCCCAATGGACACATACGATTACAAGCCGGAACTGGAACGTCTGCACGGACAGATGCTTGGTCCGAAGGAGAAACCCGAAGGATTCACAGCGCCGGCCGGCGCGATCATGAAGAGTCCATTCCGATTCGCTCAGCATGGCGAAACAGGGCGATGGGTCAGTGAGGTTTTTCCGGAGCAGGCAAAACTGGTCGACGAGATGGCTTTTCTGATGGCCATGACAACCAGGACTAACGTGCATGGTCCCGGTACCTACATGATGAACAGTGGATTTCTGCTGCCAGGTTTTCCATGTATGGGCGCGTGGATTTCTTACGCCCTCGGTAATCTGACAGAGAATCTGCCGACATTTGTGGTTTTGCCAGATGCCAGGGGACTGCCGTACAATCAGCGAGGCTGTTTCAGCGCGGGGTTCCTGCCATCGCTCCATCAGGGAACCGTGATCAATGCCGCTTCCCGGCAACCCGTTCCGGATTTGTTTGCGTCCGACAGATTCCCGTTTGCGAGCCGAGAAGTTGACGCCGCCGGAATGCAACTGCTGCGGCAGATGAATGAGAGACATGCGGAAAGTCGCGGTGATGATTCCCGACTACAGGCGAGAATTGCGAGCTACGAGCTTGCCGCGAGGATGCAGTTGTCGGCTCCGGAAGCGTTTGACCTGACTCGGGAGTCCGAATCCAGCCATCAGGCCTATGGTTTGGATCAGAAAGAAACCGAAGACTTTGGGCGTCGCTGCCTGCTTGCTTCGCGGCTTGCTGAGCGTGGAGTTCGATTCATTCAGGTCTGGAGCGGACCGCAGGGGGCTGTCAACAACTGGGACAATCACGGCAACATCCAAACCGAATTACCGCCGATGGCTCGTAGTGTTGATCGGCCGATTGCGGCACTTCTGCGTGATCTCAGACAAAAGGGATTGCACGACGACACGCTCGTCATCTGGACAACCGAATTTGGAAGAACGCCATTCGCACAGGGAAGCGTTGGTCGTGATCATAATGGCGGAAGTTTTGTCAGCTGGCTTTGGGGTGCGGGTATCCGGGCCGGAGCAAGCCATGGCAAAAGCGATGACTGGGGATATCAGGCCGTGGACAATAAGACCTGGTGCTACGACCTGCACGCCACAGTCCTGCACCTCCTGGGTATCGATCACAAGAAACTGACGGTCCGACAAAACGGCATCGACAGACGCCTGACAGACGTTCACGGTCACGTGATTCACGAAATCATCGAAACATAA
- a CDS encoding PQQ-binding-like beta-propeller repeat protein, whose product MSFAASFILPCFLIATNLLMLRIIRRQFCLRGIFLSSLASGLTLGAAVSQADDWPDWGGPERDCVWHETGIVDKLPTEGLLPRVWSAPVAEGYSGPAVANGRVFLTDRMADAGTERVLCFDADSGKQLWKHEYPVRYTVSYPAGPRATPVVAGGVVYTVGAEGHMFCLAEEDGRVIWKKEFQKDYATPLPTWGMAASPLVYGDSLITLVGGSDGGLVICFDRKTGEEKWRSLDDPEIGYCPPVIYEFDGVPQLIIWHPSAVSSLDPSNGSINWEVPWSIKAGLCVPMPRKLGQQLFLTSFYNGPLMLKVNRKSADIVWKGKSNNEIRTDGLHSIMPTPVVTESAIYGVCSYGQLRCLNTQTGERVWETLEATGSGRWWNAFLIPNGDRYFIHNEQGELIIAQLSAEGYKETSRALLVEPTRPVQRRMTIWSHPAFAMKSVFARNDKELVRVDLSKP is encoded by the coding sequence ATGTCATTCGCCGCTTCCTTCATTCTGCCATGTTTTCTGATAGCCACAAATCTGCTGATGCTTCGCATCATTCGGCGGCAGTTCTGCCTCCGGGGCATTTTCCTGTCGTCACTTGCAAGTGGGCTGACATTGGGTGCAGCGGTTTCGCAAGCCGATGACTGGCCGGACTGGGGCGGGCCGGAAAGAGATTGTGTCTGGCACGAAACAGGGATCGTGGACAAGTTACCGACCGAGGGATTGCTTCCCCGGGTCTGGTCGGCGCCTGTCGCAGAGGGATACTCAGGACCAGCTGTCGCTAACGGACGCGTGTTCCTGACCGACAGAATGGCTGATGCGGGTACCGAACGTGTCCTGTGTTTTGATGCCGATTCAGGAAAGCAACTTTGGAAACATGAATATCCAGTGCGATATACCGTGAGCTACCCGGCTGGTCCTCGAGCAACTCCCGTGGTCGCTGGCGGGGTCGTGTACACCGTCGGCGCAGAGGGGCACATGTTTTGCCTCGCGGAAGAAGACGGGCGAGTGATCTGGAAAAAGGAATTTCAGAAGGACTACGCCACTCCACTGCCCACCTGGGGAATGGCGGCGAGTCCGCTTGTTTATGGGGATAGCCTGATCACTCTGGTAGGCGGGTCTGATGGGGGGCTTGTGATTTGCTTCGATCGAAAAACCGGGGAAGAAAAATGGCGTTCGCTGGATGACCCGGAAATCGGATATTGCCCACCCGTGATTTACGAATTTGATGGGGTGCCGCAGTTGATTATCTGGCACCCGTCGGCCGTCTCGTCACTCGATCCGTCGAACGGAAGCATCAACTGGGAGGTTCCCTGGTCCATCAAAGCGGGACTGTGCGTTCCAATGCCTCGAAAGCTCGGACAACAACTGTTCCTGACATCATTTTACAATGGTCCATTAATGCTGAAGGTTAACAGGAAATCGGCAGACATCGTCTGGAAGGGAAAAAGCAATAATGAAATCCGGACGGACGGGCTCCACTCCATCATGCCAACGCCCGTTGTGACGGAGTCAGCAATCTATGGAGTCTGCAGCTATGGTCAGCTGCGTTGCCTGAATACCCAAACAGGAGAACGCGTCTGGGAAACGCTGGAGGCCACTGGAAGTGGTCGCTGGTGGAACGCATTCCTCATTCCGAATGGTGACCGATATTTCATTCACAACGAACAGGGTGAATTGATTATTGCCCAGCTGTCTGCCGAGGGGTACAAAGAAACAAGCCGTGCCCTGCTTGTGGAACCGACGCGGCCCGTCCAGCGACGTATGACGATCTGGTCTCATCCTGCGTTTGCAATGAAGAGCGTTTTCGCTCGCAATGACAAAGAACTGGTTCGTGTCGATTTATCAAAACCATAG
- a CDS encoding DUF1501 domain-containing protein: MHKKHRAHDALRLQDTFNRRLFLGSAAVTPGAASMLGRAALATLMQKQSRTQAGPASQVGDLRFPNFTPRARRIIYLFQSGAPSQMDLFDPKPQMQDRRGEDLPASIRKGQRLTTMTSGQSKFPVAPSAFKFAQHGESGMWMSEALPNMSTIADRFCMIRSMHTEAINHDPAITFFQTGSQLAGRPSIGAWVSYGLGSENEDLPAYVVLTSFGSGRPDDQPLYDRLWGSGFLPSQHQGVKFRNQGDAVLYLSNPPGVSSDARRSSLDRLRTLNQHRFEQIGDPEIQTRIAQYEMAFRMQSSVPDLLDTSSEPKHILDAYGPDVLRPGSYAANCLLARRLAERDVRFVQLFHMGWDHHGNLPKALRGQCHDTDQPTTALINDLEQRGLLNDTLIVWGGEFGRTIYSQGNLTETNYGRDHHPRCFTVLMAGAGIRGGYTHGETDDYCYNITADPVHVHDLNATIMHLMGVNHEKLTFRYQGRDFRLTDIHGEIVRPILS; this comes from the coding sequence ATGCACAAAAAGCACCGTGCGCACGACGCGCTCAGACTTCAGGACACGTTCAATCGTCGACTCTTTCTCGGCAGCGCAGCAGTCACCCCTGGCGCGGCATCCATGCTGGGCAGAGCTGCTCTGGCAACTCTGATGCAAAAGCAGTCGCGAACTCAGGCCGGACCGGCATCACAGGTTGGTGATCTTCGGTTTCCGAATTTCACTCCCAGGGCGCGTCGCATCATCTATCTCTTTCAGTCCGGCGCGCCGTCGCAGATGGATCTGTTCGATCCAAAACCGCAGATGCAGGATCGACGCGGCGAAGACTTACCCGCCAGCATCCGAAAGGGACAACGGCTGACGACGATGACCAGCGGCCAGTCGAAGTTCCCCGTCGCTCCGTCGGCCTTCAAATTTGCTCAGCATGGCGAATCCGGCATGTGGATGAGCGAAGCCTTGCCAAACATGTCCACAATCGCCGATCGCTTTTGCATGATCCGCTCGATGCATACAGAAGCGATTAATCACGATCCGGCAATCACATTCTTTCAGACGGGTTCTCAACTGGCCGGGCGGCCCAGTATCGGAGCATGGGTCAGTTATGGACTGGGAAGTGAAAACGAGGACCTGCCGGCATACGTGGTTCTGACTTCATTCGGAAGCGGCCGACCTGACGATCAGCCACTCTATGATCGCCTGTGGGGATCGGGTTTTCTGCCATCGCAGCATCAGGGGGTGAAGTTTCGAAATCAGGGAGATGCGGTGCTCTATCTGAGTAATCCACCTGGAGTCTCATCTGACGCTCGGCGCAGTTCGCTCGACCGATTACGGACGCTGAATCAGCATCGCTTCGAACAGATCGGCGACCCGGAAATTCAGACACGAATTGCTCAGTATGAGATGGCGTTCCGCATGCAGTCCAGCGTGCCGGATTTGCTGGATACTTCCAGCGAGCCAAAACACATTCTGGATGCCTACGGCCCAGATGTCCTTCGTCCGGGCAGCTACGCCGCCAATTGCCTTCTCGCTCGCCGTCTGGCAGAACGCGATGTGCGATTTGTTCAGCTGTTTCACATGGGATGGGATCACCACGGAAACCTGCCAAAAGCCCTCCGTGGTCAATGCCACGATACAGATCAGCCAACCACCGCACTAATAAACGACCTTGAACAACGCGGACTGTTAAACGACACGCTGATCGTCTGGGGCGGTGAGTTTGGCCGAACAATTTATTCTCAGGGCAACCTGACGGAAACGAATTATGGCCGTGATCACCACCCGCGCTGCTTTACCGTGTTGATGGCGGGTGCCGGAATCAGAGGCGGCTACACACACGGCGAAACAGACGACTATTGCTACAACATCACGGCCGATCCAGTGCATGTCCACGATCTGAACGCCACGATCATGCATCTGATGGGCGTGAATCACGAAAAACTGACGTTCCGCTACCAGGGCCGAGACTTTCGGCTCACCGATATCCATGGTGAAATTGTGCGTCCCATTCTTTCATAA
- a CDS encoding DEAD/DEAH box helicase: protein MTLAELLQNRFRADLRHRGAAYIEAERISIVRVTPENLFAVVQDGEEFQTQLRYQPDDMSMFCTCEQYARSKACKHLWATVLSADSGGYVNPTIRPGRLQPFVAATAYQPISVDDLSDGQDPDDIAQPRSGKAKSKPRAVQVALRPWETRLLELSEDMSATPDGRKKTEPQERQIFYEVDIEASREAGKLVIQASQRQRRAGGQWGKIKPLKVRPGELDHIEHEDDRTFLSYLSGAVPERNNWSTQQAELRTSAHRFYVPFELGQLILPDICRSRRLRILGSDEAGEQLLDFDDSDPWELTIRVRKDTESEGWKVIGLLVRREESMELSDVPLVVPGGFVVTADSISLLRDFGAPEWMKLLAGGGALHIPLADQHDFVDRLLDIPSLPRLELPKELQLEEIRCTPSPVLRISSPPAMRWKNDSLNAEVVFDYLGTPVSGSSSRWAVVQRENNRCIIRDRQFENSSWEKLRQAGFRRRLGDTRHQVNVEIMRRDLGRAVRELVEGGWSVYADGSQVRQAGGMKFRVQSDIDWFEVQTDIDFEGRSVSFPELLRALERGDSTVRLDDGSLGILPEEWLEQIGMISGLGTVDENGLRFSNSQAALLDALLASQDNVETDENFAAMRERFRNFAGVEDVAAPAAFKGELRGYQQEGLAWMKFLNDFNFGGCLADDMGLGKTVQFLAMLLRRLEDEPKAPPSLVVVPRSLMFNWVSECHRFAPKLNVMEYTGLERANQRDDFTKNHLILTTYGTVRRDIAVLKDVQFDYVVLDEAQTIKNPSSQIARASRLLKSNYRLALSGTPIENNAGDLWSIFEFLNPGMLGRSSAFRTHIADPESRDARVLVSKGLRPFILRRTKKQVAAELPDRLEETIYCDMDTEQRRLYDELRMHYRDSLLGLVQQQGIARSKMHVLEALLRLRQAACHPALLNRGDEQDAYAKLDFLIPHLQELIAEGHKALVFSQFTTMLGIVRDHLDREGITYEYLDGKTRDRKARVNRFQEDDECRVFLISLKAGGLGLNLTAADYVFLLDPWWNPAVEAQAIDRAHRVGQERTVFAYRLICRDTVEEKIAELQKKKRELADAILEGDDASSVLKDLSAEDLEMLLS from the coding sequence ATGACACTCGCGGAGCTGTTGCAAAATCGTTTTCGGGCCGACCTGCGCCACCGAGGCGCTGCATATATTGAAGCAGAGCGAATTTCTATTGTTCGCGTGACTCCTGAGAATCTGTTTGCCGTCGTGCAGGATGGTGAAGAGTTTCAGACGCAGCTTCGATATCAGCCGGATGATATGTCGATGTTTTGCACGTGCGAGCAGTATGCTCGTTCAAAAGCCTGCAAACATCTCTGGGCGACCGTCTTGTCAGCTGACAGCGGTGGATATGTCAACCCGACGATTCGTCCGGGACGGCTGCAGCCCTTCGTGGCGGCAACCGCCTATCAGCCAATTTCAGTGGATGATCTGTCCGATGGCCAAGATCCGGACGATATTGCTCAGCCTCGATCCGGAAAAGCGAAATCGAAACCCAGGGCGGTTCAGGTCGCCCTGCGGCCGTGGGAAACGCGTCTTCTGGAACTCTCTGAAGACATGTCCGCCACTCCGGATGGCCGAAAAAAAACCGAGCCACAGGAACGGCAGATCTTTTATGAAGTGGATATCGAAGCCAGCCGGGAAGCCGGCAAGCTGGTCATTCAGGCGTCTCAGCGTCAACGCCGCGCCGGCGGTCAGTGGGGCAAGATCAAGCCACTGAAGGTGCGCCCCGGTGAACTGGACCATATCGAACATGAAGATGACCGCACATTTCTGTCCTACCTTTCGGGAGCGGTCCCTGAACGCAACAACTGGTCCACTCAGCAGGCCGAATTGCGGACCTCAGCGCATCGATTTTACGTGCCGTTTGAATTGGGGCAGCTGATCCTTCCGGACATCTGTCGAAGTCGCCGTCTCCGCATTCTTGGCAGTGATGAAGCGGGCGAACAATTGCTCGACTTTGACGATTCGGATCCGTGGGAACTGACGATTCGGGTTCGGAAGGACACCGAAAGTGAGGGCTGGAAAGTCATTGGGCTGCTTGTTCGGCGTGAAGAGTCGATGGAGCTCTCTGACGTGCCGCTTGTCGTTCCCGGTGGCTTTGTTGTCACGGCGGATTCCATCAGCCTCTTGCGCGACTTCGGTGCTCCGGAATGGATGAAATTGCTTGCGGGAGGAGGTGCACTGCACATCCCTCTTGCGGATCAACACGATTTTGTTGACCGGCTGCTGGATATTCCGTCGCTGCCGCGGCTGGAACTTCCGAAGGAACTGCAGCTTGAAGAAATTCGCTGCACGCCATCTCCCGTCCTGCGGATTTCCTCTCCGCCAGCCATGCGATGGAAGAATGACTCTCTGAATGCAGAGGTCGTTTTCGATTATCTGGGAACACCTGTTTCCGGAAGCAGTTCGCGTTGGGCGGTTGTCCAGCGAGAGAACAATCGTTGCATCATCCGCGACCGTCAATTTGAAAATTCGTCGTGGGAGAAACTCCGGCAGGCCGGATTCCGGCGGCGTCTGGGCGATACGCGTCATCAGGTAAACGTGGAAATCATGCGGCGCGACCTTGGGCGGGCTGTACGAGAACTTGTTGAAGGCGGGTGGTCGGTCTACGCAGATGGCAGTCAGGTGCGTCAGGCTGGCGGCATGAAGTTCCGAGTTCAGTCTGACATCGACTGGTTCGAAGTTCAGACCGACATCGACTTCGAAGGTCGCTCGGTTTCGTTTCCGGAGCTGCTTCGAGCCCTTGAACGTGGTGACTCGACCGTTCGGCTCGACGACGGTTCTCTGGGCATCCTTCCGGAAGAATGGCTGGAGCAGATCGGCATGATTTCCGGTCTGGGAACAGTCGATGAAAACGGTCTTCGCTTCTCCAATTCTCAGGCCGCTCTGCTGGATGCATTGCTTGCTTCTCAGGATAACGTTGAGACCGACGAGAACTTTGCTGCGATGCGCGAGCGATTTCGTAATTTCGCCGGTGTCGAAGACGTCGCTGCCCCTGCTGCGTTCAAGGGGGAATTACGAGGATATCAGCAGGAAGGCCTTGCCTGGATGAAGTTCCTCAACGACTTCAACTTTGGTGGTTGTCTTGCGGATGACATGGGTCTCGGGAAAACCGTTCAGTTTCTGGCGATGCTGCTGAGGCGTCTTGAAGACGAACCCAAGGCGCCGCCATCGCTGGTTGTGGTGCCGCGGTCTCTGATGTTCAACTGGGTCAGCGAGTGTCATCGCTTCGCACCGAAACTGAATGTGATGGAGTACACAGGACTGGAACGCGCGAATCAGCGGGATGACTTCACTAAGAATCATCTGATCCTGACAACTTACGGAACGGTACGTCGTGATATCGCCGTGCTGAAAGATGTGCAGTTTGACTATGTCGTGCTGGACGAGGCTCAAACCATCAAGAACCCGTCGTCTCAGATTGCTCGCGCTTCACGGCTGCTGAAGTCCAACTATCGACTTGCACTCAGCGGTACTCCAATCGAAAACAATGCCGGAGACCTCTGGTCTATCTTCGAATTCCTGAACCCCGGTATGCTGGGCCGCAGTTCCGCGTTTCGAACGCATATTGCTGATCCGGAAAGCCGAGATGCTCGGGTGCTGGTTTCCAAGGGGCTTCGACCATTCATTCTTCGGCGAACGAAAAAGCAGGTGGCCGCTGAATTGCCGGATCGCCTGGAAGAAACCATCTACTGCGACATGGATACCGAACAACGTCGGTTGTACGACGAACTTCGAATGCACTATCGTGATTCGCTGCTGGGACTTGTGCAGCAGCAGGGCATTGCTCGCAGCAAGATGCACGTCCTGGAGGCGCTGTTAAGACTTCGTCAGGCTGCCTGTCATCCGGCATTGCTGAACCGTGGCGATGAACAGGATGCCTACGCGAAGCTTGACTTCCTGATTCCACACCTGCAGGAACTGATCGCTGAAGGGCACAAGGCCCTTGTGTTCTCTCAGTTTACGACAATGCTGGGAATCGTTCGCGATCATCTGGATCGTGAAGGAATTACCTACGAGTATCTGGACGGGAAGACGCGAGATCGAAAGGCCCGCGTGAATCGTTTTCAGGAAGATGACGAGTGTCGCGTGTTCCTGATCAGCCTGAAAGCCGGTGGTCTGGGCTTGAATCTGACAGCTGCGGACTACGTGTTCCTTCTCGATCCATGGTGGAATCCGGCGGTGGAAGCGCAGGCGATTGACCGAGCTCACCGAGTCGGGCAGGAACGAACCGTCTTCGCGTATCGATTGATCTGTCGCGACACCGTCGAAGAGAAGATTGCGGAACTGCAAAAGAAGAAGCGTGAACTTGCAGATGCCATTCTGGAAGGTGACGATGCGAGCAGCGTTCTGAAGGATCTGTCCGCAGAAGATCTTGAGATGCTGCTTTCATAG
- the prfA gene encoding peptide chain release factor 1: MFPSLQRKAARYTELEKQLQDPAVLTDISRMLSIQKEMGSLVRIAEAVRAYQRLIDDIEAAEMMVEEEKDPEARAYAEEELEQLVGKRDEMKTDLEDMATAGDSLTRSSLIMEIRAGTGGDEAALFAKDLYDMYMAYCTVQGWKTEVIEFSSTELGGLKEVVFSITGDGAFHQLQFESGGHRVQRVPETETQGRVHTSAATVAVLPEADEVEIDIDPEDLQIDTMRAGGPGGQKVNKTESAVRITHLPTGIVVKCQDEKSQHKNRAKAMRVLRSRILEAQQQKVHDERAQARRTLVGSGDRSERIRTYNFPQNRITDHRCNLTIYKLDRIIAGELGDLISALVAFDREERLKMVDMAE, translated from the coding sequence ATGTTCCCCAGTCTTCAGCGTAAGGCCGCTCGCTACACAGAGCTTGAAAAACAGTTGCAGGACCCGGCGGTCCTCACCGACATTTCCCGAATGCTTTCGATCCAGAAGGAAATGGGCAGTCTGGTTCGGATTGCCGAGGCAGTTCGTGCCTATCAGCGGCTGATCGACGACATCGAAGCCGCAGAAATGATGGTTGAGGAGGAAAAGGATCCCGAGGCCAGAGCATACGCAGAGGAAGAACTGGAGCAACTGGTCGGCAAACGGGACGAAATGAAGACCGACCTGGAAGACATGGCGACGGCCGGTGATTCGCTGACTCGCAGTTCGCTGATCATGGAAATCAGAGCTGGCACAGGTGGGGATGAAGCTGCACTGTTCGCCAAAGACCTGTACGACATGTACATGGCCTATTGCACAGTGCAGGGCTGGAAAACGGAAGTCATCGAATTCAGTTCCACGGAACTTGGCGGCCTGAAGGAAGTTGTCTTTTCAATTACGGGCGATGGGGCCTTCCACCAACTGCAGTTTGAAAGCGGTGGGCATCGCGTGCAGCGAGTTCCGGAGACGGAAACACAGGGGCGGGTTCACACGAGTGCCGCGACCGTCGCCGTGCTTCCCGAGGCCGATGAAGTGGAAATCGACATTGACCCGGAAGACCTGCAGATCGATACCATGCGGGCCGGAGGGCCAGGCGGCCAGAAAGTGAATAAAACAGAAAGCGCGGTCCGTATTACCCACCTCCCGACCGGCATCGTCGTGAAGTGTCAGGACGAAAAGAGTCAGCACAAGAACCGGGCGAAAGCCATGCGGGTGCTGCGGAGTCGAATCCTCGAAGCTCAACAGCAGAAGGTTCACGACGAGCGAGCTCAGGCAAGACGAACACTCGTCGGATCCGGTGATCGCAGCGAGCGGATTCGAACCTACAATTTTCCTCAGAATCGAATCACGGATCACCGTTGCAATCTGACAATCTACAAGCTGGATCGGATTATTGCGGGCGAATTGGGTGACCTGATCTCAGCTCTGGTGGCGTTCGACCGGGAAGAACGGCTGAAAATGGTGGATATGGCTGAGTGA
- a CDS encoding type B 50S ribosomal protein L31: MKKDIHPQYRDVIFMDTSTGTRYLMKSTIRSKETSTWDDGNEYPLVKVEISAASHPFYTGKMKFVDSAGRVEKFQKKYNWGKKNDAE; the protein is encoded by the coding sequence ATGAAAAAGGACATCCATCCTCAGTACCGCGACGTGATCTTTATGGACACCTCAACAGGTACTCGCTACCTGATGAAGTCCACGATCCGATCGAAAGAAACGAGCACCTGGGACGACGGAAACGAATATCCGCTGGTCAAAGTGGAAATCAGTGCGGCCTCTCATCCTTTCTATACCGGGAAGATGAAATTCGTTGACTCCGCCGGTCGCGTTGAGAAATTCCAGAAAAAGTACAACTGGGGCAAGAAGAACGACGCCGAGTAG
- the mraZ gene encoding division/cell wall cluster transcriptional repressor MraZ, whose translation MSFTGTYERTLDDKFRLAVPKPLRDVLCDQENGECYLAPGNEGCVSIYSTSGFGQLAARLANISTAKADVRGFLRLLYSQAERVIVDKQSRVRIPDRLIRLAGITHEVVFIGVHDHVEIWDKTRWEKYLAESSTQFDELTAQALSVPMFGV comes from the coding sequence ATGTCGTTCACTGGAACATATGAACGCACTTTGGACGACAAGTTTCGGCTTGCCGTGCCTAAGCCACTTCGTGATGTTCTGTGCGATCAGGAAAACGGCGAATGTTACCTCGCTCCGGGTAACGAAGGGTGTGTTTCAATTTACTCGACATCGGGATTTGGGCAGCTGGCCGCAAGGCTGGCAAACATCTCCACAGCGAAAGCCGATGTTCGGGGGTTCCTGCGGTTGTTGTATTCTCAGGCAGAACGGGTGATTGTGGACAAGCAAAGCCGAGTGCGGATTCCGGACCGATTGATTCGACTGGCCGGAATTACACACGAGGTGGTGTTCATTGGAGTCCATGATCATGTCGAAATCTGGGATAAGACGCGGTGGGAGAAGTATTTGGCCGAGAGTTCGACGCAGTTTGATGAGCTCACTGCCCAGGCGTTGTCGGTTCCCATGTTCGGCGTTTAG